A stretch of the Rosa rugosa chromosome 5, drRosRugo1.1, whole genome shotgun sequence genome encodes the following:
- the LOC133708104 gene encoding uncharacterized protein LOC133708104 isoform X1 — MAPVRKTKGVNKRFPYINEVASNKYGDNPNKNKQKKRKLSAMLGPQWTTEELKHFYEGYRKYGKDWMKVASVVRHRSLENVEALYTMNRAYLSLPEGTASVIGLTAMMCDYYSMLERSDSEQNCIDNAGTPRKPQKLARGKLRNDASKGLEGHILDISQSRSIASDGCLSLLKNRRTDEDSSFDALLTLADLSLRMPEATAEMESSALVEEENFNIAKKSKLKGNSSITMVEDTALKTSQLGKLKEGVQQSDTGIQKRKQKSPVKLQINENEAQTEFPWSDNQMIEILKSSFDSRILQLWIRRNKMARPKFKIISSSSEEFREDTQSQESLDEETPTSFQKTLQHEMTKIKHRKKKQAEDTDDEETAEEETEDEDEDETTSRYCVKTRSQKRKTTDDEDEEYDQKEKKKRKVQLPKTKEQKAKKHGRKKKEEKEETEKKEENIAKVDCRQQKCTLSAFWRLIDAHKSRIPAATWEILRHTVFWGMIEPFLERKLTENQLHKHEADLEIIMRYFDKKKNKFIFGEKEMEITVQDVKTLFDLPTEGIYMELNKKLSKEERKESAIFDTNVKKDSVLKTEVEKKLVKELTKEKKEKDLKKQQDPKKIASLIIMYLFAAFFFSRTATNITWDLISVCEDIDNINKFNWSRMIIDFLLDGIQKYQKDKPTTLSGCLLLIYYWFLEKTKIKNWIPGKETETPRFVRWSIKEIFNLQEVYKNPGWPERLIKDGPWLEKEWLEELEFEEKIEEQETLSFNNWVPQASQREEEEIIRLTGNMRVIIEELETVLREEPTRENMEEKLKRLAEGNEQLSKKKKKMWTKLKIADEMIESMEKKKHDLLLETRANKNQIAALYKLLAKAKHSGNVDDAGASQQKESQLQIVQITTEEEQVGQAEFEDNRS; from the exons ATGGCCCCGGTAAGGAAAACAAAGGGTGTGAATAAGAGGTTTCCTTATATCAACGAGGTTGCTTCTAACAAATATGGAGATAATCCTAACAAGAACAAGCAGAAA AAGAGAAAGTTGTCTGCCATGTTAGGGCCTCAGTGGACCACTGAAGAGCTAAAGCACTTTTATGAAGGATATCGCAAGTATGGGAAAGACTGGATGAAG GTTGCTTCAGTAGTACGTCACCGATCTTTGGAGAATGTAGAGGCCCTTTACACTATGAATAGG GCCTACTTATCTCTTCCCGAGGGCACTGCTTCTGTGATTGGCCTAACAGCAATGATGTGTGACTATTACTCTATGCTG GAAAGAAGTGACAGTGAACAAAACTGCATCGACAATGCAGGAACCCCCAGAAAGCCTCAAAAGCTTGCAAGAGGGAAATTACGGAATGACGCCTCAAAAGGATTGGAAGGACATATTCTAGATATTTCTCAGTCCCGTTCAATTGCATCAGATGGCTGCTTGTCACTGTTGAAAAATAGGCGCACTG ATGAAGACTCTTCCTTTGATGCGCTACTTACTCTGGCAGATCTGTCCTTGAGGATGCCTGAAGCAACTGCTGAAATGG AATCATCTGCACTTGTTGAGGAAGAAAACTTCAACATTGCTAAGAAGTCTAAACTCAAAGGGAATTCTTCAATTACTATGGTTGAAGACACTGCTTTGAAAACATCTCAGCTGGGAAAACTCAAAGAGGGAGTTCAACAGTCTGACACTGGaatacaaaaaagaaaacagaagtcGCCAGTTAAA TTGCAGATAAATGAGAATGAAGCTCAGACCGAGTTTCCTTGGAGTGACAATCAAATGATTGAG ATTCTCAAAAGCAGCTTCGATTCAAGGATTCTCCAGCTTTGGATTCGTCGAAATAA AATGGCTAGACCGAAATTCAAAATTATAAGCTCTAGTTCTGAAGAATTTAGGGAAGACACACAAAGTCAAGAGTCTTTGGATGAAGAGACTCCGACTTCATTTCAAAAAACACTACAACATGAGATGACAAAAATAAAGCATAGGAAGAAAAAACAAGCAGAGGACactgatgatgaagaaacagcagaggaagaaacagaagatgAAGACGAGGACGAAACAACAAGTAGATATTGTGTGAAGACAAGAAGTCAGAAGAGGAAAACAAcagatgatgaagatgaggaatacgatcaaaaagaaaagaagaagagaaaagttcAATTGCCAAAGACAAAAGAGCAGAAGGCAAAAAAACacggaaggaagaagaaagaagaaaaagaggaaacagagaagaaagaagaaaacatAGCCAAGGTTGATTGCAGGCAGCAGAAATGCACTTTGAGCGCGTTTTGGAGACTAATTGATGCGCACAAGAGCAGAATACCAGCAGCAACTTGGGAAATATTAAGGCATACCGTATTCTGGGGGATGATAGAACCTTTCCTTGAGCGAAAGCTTACTGAAAATCAGCTGCATAAGCATGAGGCAGACCTGGAAATaatcatgagatattttgacaagaagaagaacaagttcATATTTGGCGAAAAGGAAATGGAAATAACAGTGCAGGATGTAAAAACATTGTTTGACCTGCCTACTGAAGGCATATATATGGAACTGAACAAGAAGTTGAGCAAGGAGGAGCGTAAAGAGTCTGCAATCTTTGACACGAATGTGAAGAAAGATTCTGTGCTCAAAACAGAAGTAGAGAAGAAATTGGTAAAGGAGCTGACcaaggagaagaaagaaaaagatttgAAGAAACAGCAAGATCCCAAAAAAATAGCCTCACTCATCATCATGTACTTGTTTGCTGCCTTCTTCTTTAGTAGAACTGCAACAAATATCACTTGGGATTTGATCAGTGTCTGTGAAGACATTGACAACATCAACAAGTTCAATTGGTCGAGGATGATTATTGATTTTCTACTAGATGGAATCCAGAAGTACCAAAAAGACAAGCCGACAACTCTGTCCGGTTGCCTACTTCTAATCTAT TACTGGTTCCTCGAGAAGACTAAGATCAAGAACTGGATTCCCGGAAAGGAGACAGAAACACCACGCTTTGTGAGATGGTCAATAAAGGAGATCTTTAACTTGCAAGAGGTTTACAAGAATCCAGGTTGGCCAGAG CGCTTAATCAAGGACGGACCGTGGTTGGAAAAGGAATGGCTGGAAGAGTTGGAATTTGAGGAGAAGATTGAGGAGCAAGAGACACTAAGCTTCAACAATTGG GTTCCTCAAGCTAgccaaagagaagaagaagaaataataaGGCTGACGGGAAACATGAGAGTAATTATAGAGGAGCTGGAGACAGTGCTCAGAGAGGAACCTACAAGGGAAAACATGGAGGAGAAATTGAAAAGGCTGGCAGAAGGAAATGAGCaactctcaaaaaaaaaaaaaaaaatgtggacCAAGCTGAAAATAGCGGACGAAATGATAGAAAGTATGGAGAAGAAAAAGCATGATCTGTTATTAGAAACGAGAGCAAACAAAAACCAGATTGCAGCTCTGTACAAATTGCTGGCGAAAGCAAAACACTCAGGGAATGTGGATGATGCGGGAGCTAGTCAGCAAAAAGAAAGTCAGTTACAGATCGTACAAATAACAACAGAGGAAGAGCAAGTAGGACAAGCTGAATTTGAAGACAACAGATCATAA
- the LOC133708104 gene encoding uncharacterized protein LOC133708104 isoform X2, giving the protein MAPVRKTKGVNKRFPYINEVASNKYGDNPNKNKQKKRKLSAMLGPQWTTEELKHFYEGYRKYGKDWMKVASVVRHRSLENVEALYTMNRAYLSLPEGTASVIGLTAMMCDYYSMLERSDSEQNCIDNAGTPRKPQKLARGKLRNDASKGLEGHILDISQSRSIASDGCLSLLKNRRTDEDSSFDALLTLADLSLRMPEATAEMESSALVEEENFNIAKKSKLKGNSSITMVEDTALKTSQLGKLKEGVQQSDTGIQKRKQKSPVKINENEAQTEFPWSDNQMIEILKSSFDSRILQLWIRRNKMARPKFKIISSSSEEFREDTQSQESLDEETPTSFQKTLQHEMTKIKHRKKKQAEDTDDEETAEEETEDEDEDETTSRYCVKTRSQKRKTTDDEDEEYDQKEKKKRKVQLPKTKEQKAKKHGRKKKEEKEETEKKEENIAKVDCRQQKCTLSAFWRLIDAHKSRIPAATWEILRHTVFWGMIEPFLERKLTENQLHKHEADLEIIMRYFDKKKNKFIFGEKEMEITVQDVKTLFDLPTEGIYMELNKKLSKEERKESAIFDTNVKKDSVLKTEVEKKLVKELTKEKKEKDLKKQQDPKKIASLIIMYLFAAFFFSRTATNITWDLISVCEDIDNINKFNWSRMIIDFLLDGIQKYQKDKPTTLSGCLLLIYYWFLEKTKIKNWIPGKETETPRFVRWSIKEIFNLQEVYKNPGWPERLIKDGPWLEKEWLEELEFEEKIEEQETLSFNNWVPQASQREEEEIIRLTGNMRVIIEELETVLREEPTRENMEEKLKRLAEGNEQLSKKKKKMWTKLKIADEMIESMEKKKHDLLLETRANKNQIAALYKLLAKAKHSGNVDDAGASQQKESQLQIVQITTEEEQVGQAEFEDNRS; this is encoded by the exons ATGGCCCCGGTAAGGAAAACAAAGGGTGTGAATAAGAGGTTTCCTTATATCAACGAGGTTGCTTCTAACAAATATGGAGATAATCCTAACAAGAACAAGCAGAAA AAGAGAAAGTTGTCTGCCATGTTAGGGCCTCAGTGGACCACTGAAGAGCTAAAGCACTTTTATGAAGGATATCGCAAGTATGGGAAAGACTGGATGAAG GTTGCTTCAGTAGTACGTCACCGATCTTTGGAGAATGTAGAGGCCCTTTACACTATGAATAGG GCCTACTTATCTCTTCCCGAGGGCACTGCTTCTGTGATTGGCCTAACAGCAATGATGTGTGACTATTACTCTATGCTG GAAAGAAGTGACAGTGAACAAAACTGCATCGACAATGCAGGAACCCCCAGAAAGCCTCAAAAGCTTGCAAGAGGGAAATTACGGAATGACGCCTCAAAAGGATTGGAAGGACATATTCTAGATATTTCTCAGTCCCGTTCAATTGCATCAGATGGCTGCTTGTCACTGTTGAAAAATAGGCGCACTG ATGAAGACTCTTCCTTTGATGCGCTACTTACTCTGGCAGATCTGTCCTTGAGGATGCCTGAAGCAACTGCTGAAATGG AATCATCTGCACTTGTTGAGGAAGAAAACTTCAACATTGCTAAGAAGTCTAAACTCAAAGGGAATTCTTCAATTACTATGGTTGAAGACACTGCTTTGAAAACATCTCAGCTGGGAAAACTCAAAGAGGGAGTTCAACAGTCTGACACTGGaatacaaaaaagaaaacagaagtcGCCAGTTAAA ATAAATGAGAATGAAGCTCAGACCGAGTTTCCTTGGAGTGACAATCAAATGATTGAG ATTCTCAAAAGCAGCTTCGATTCAAGGATTCTCCAGCTTTGGATTCGTCGAAATAA AATGGCTAGACCGAAATTCAAAATTATAAGCTCTAGTTCTGAAGAATTTAGGGAAGACACACAAAGTCAAGAGTCTTTGGATGAAGAGACTCCGACTTCATTTCAAAAAACACTACAACATGAGATGACAAAAATAAAGCATAGGAAGAAAAAACAAGCAGAGGACactgatgatgaagaaacagcagaggaagaaacagaagatgAAGACGAGGACGAAACAACAAGTAGATATTGTGTGAAGACAAGAAGTCAGAAGAGGAAAACAAcagatgatgaagatgaggaatacgatcaaaaagaaaagaagaagagaaaagttcAATTGCCAAAGACAAAAGAGCAGAAGGCAAAAAAACacggaaggaagaagaaagaagaaaaagaggaaacagagaagaaagaagaaaacatAGCCAAGGTTGATTGCAGGCAGCAGAAATGCACTTTGAGCGCGTTTTGGAGACTAATTGATGCGCACAAGAGCAGAATACCAGCAGCAACTTGGGAAATATTAAGGCATACCGTATTCTGGGGGATGATAGAACCTTTCCTTGAGCGAAAGCTTACTGAAAATCAGCTGCATAAGCATGAGGCAGACCTGGAAATaatcatgagatattttgacaagaagaagaacaagttcATATTTGGCGAAAAGGAAATGGAAATAACAGTGCAGGATGTAAAAACATTGTTTGACCTGCCTACTGAAGGCATATATATGGAACTGAACAAGAAGTTGAGCAAGGAGGAGCGTAAAGAGTCTGCAATCTTTGACACGAATGTGAAGAAAGATTCTGTGCTCAAAACAGAAGTAGAGAAGAAATTGGTAAAGGAGCTGACcaaggagaagaaagaaaaagatttgAAGAAACAGCAAGATCCCAAAAAAATAGCCTCACTCATCATCATGTACTTGTTTGCTGCCTTCTTCTTTAGTAGAACTGCAACAAATATCACTTGGGATTTGATCAGTGTCTGTGAAGACATTGACAACATCAACAAGTTCAATTGGTCGAGGATGATTATTGATTTTCTACTAGATGGAATCCAGAAGTACCAAAAAGACAAGCCGACAACTCTGTCCGGTTGCCTACTTCTAATCTAT TACTGGTTCCTCGAGAAGACTAAGATCAAGAACTGGATTCCCGGAAAGGAGACAGAAACACCACGCTTTGTGAGATGGTCAATAAAGGAGATCTTTAACTTGCAAGAGGTTTACAAGAATCCAGGTTGGCCAGAG CGCTTAATCAAGGACGGACCGTGGTTGGAAAAGGAATGGCTGGAAGAGTTGGAATTTGAGGAGAAGATTGAGGAGCAAGAGACACTAAGCTTCAACAATTGG GTTCCTCAAGCTAgccaaagagaagaagaagaaataataaGGCTGACGGGAAACATGAGAGTAATTATAGAGGAGCTGGAGACAGTGCTCAGAGAGGAACCTACAAGGGAAAACATGGAGGAGAAATTGAAAAGGCTGGCAGAAGGAAATGAGCaactctcaaaaaaaaaaaaaaaaatgtggacCAAGCTGAAAATAGCGGACGAAATGATAGAAAGTATGGAGAAGAAAAAGCATGATCTGTTATTAGAAACGAGAGCAAACAAAAACCAGATTGCAGCTCTGTACAAATTGCTGGCGAAAGCAAAACACTCAGGGAATGTGGATGATGCGGGAGCTAGTCAGCAAAAAGAAAGTCAGTTACAGATCGTACAAATAACAACAGAGGAAGAGCAAGTAGGACAAGCTGAATTTGAAGACAACAGATCATAA